A portion of the Candidatus Cloacimonadota bacterium genome contains these proteins:
- a CDS encoding LysM peptidoglycan-binding domain-containing protein, translating to MILKLDRIRCLVLVLLMIPVMALAQVQNHIVKRGDTLYGLARKYGMTVQEIQDLNQLSTTNLSIGQVLKVRVSETTPVSTPAPVERDKPQATQPVQQGPATVASPTPTPAPDPAPTFQRSSLPADYFYKVQRGDNLFRIAKNHNISFHEMLKWNSFETEKVSIYPGQRIIIKDPYKAPKSESDNEDTDVNEIKPQIPVTTPPTSDADTEVIEKVYIVQPKDTLFKIARENNMTVDEIKRINSLLSNDIRVGQKIYLAGSPRPGGSTPSGVSLTEADIINKDKIRDDLIMPVEGKILSEYGLRNGRPHKGIDLGAKNGTPIYAVLDGTVVYSGVQGAYGNVVVIEHPDFVMTVYAHNEKNLVAVGDKIQKGQQIATVGSTGNATGSHLHFEYRIKGKAINPRKVLPLGQG from the coding sequence ATGATTTTGAAATTGGATAGAATACGCTGCCTTGTGCTGGTTTTATTGATGATTCCGGTAATGGCATTGGCACAAGTGCAGAACCATATTGTAAAACGCGGCGATACTCTCTACGGCCTGGCCAGAAAGTACGGAATGACTGTGCAGGAAATTCAGGACTTGAATCAGTTAAGCACCACCAACTTATCCATTGGTCAAGTACTGAAAGTACGTGTCTCAGAGACAACTCCTGTTTCCACCCCTGCTCCTGTAGAAAGGGATAAACCGCAAGCCACGCAACCCGTTCAACAAGGCCCAGCTACAGTAGCTTCACCTACTCCAACTCCGGCTCCTGATCCAGCTCCCACATTTCAAAGATCATCTCTTCCCGCAGACTACTTTTATAAAGTACAAAGGGGAGATAACCTCTTTAGAATTGCCAAAAACCATAACATCAGCTTCCATGAAATGCTGAAGTGGAACAGCTTTGAAACTGAAAAAGTATCCATTTACCCCGGACAACGGATCATCATAAAGGATCCCTACAAGGCACCAAAGTCTGAAAGTGACAATGAAGACACTGATGTAAATGAGATCAAACCGCAGATCCCGGTTACTACGCCACCAACATCAGATGCAGATACTGAAGTCATAGAAAAGGTGTATATAGTTCAACCCAAAGACACTCTCTTCAAGATCGCCCGGGAAAACAACATGACCGTGGATGAGATCAAAAGGATCAACTCCCTGCTTTCAAACGATATCCGGGTAGGACAAAAGATATATCTGGCAGGAAGCCCCAGACCCGGAGGATCTACACCTTCCGGAGTATCACTCACCGAAGCAGACATCATCAACAAAGACAAGATACGAGATGATCTAATAATGCCTGTGGAAGGGAAGATACTCTCAGAATACGGTTTGCGCAATGGCAGACCACACAAGGGGATAGATCTCGGAGCAAAGAACGGAACTCCCATCTACGCAGTTTTGGATGGAACCGTGGTTTACTCCGGTGTGCAGGGAGCCTATGGTAATGTTGTGGTCATTGAGCATCCAGATTTTGTGATGACCGTGTATGCCCACAATGAAAAGAATCTCGTGGCAGTGGGCGATAAGATCCAAAAGGGTCAACAGATTGCAACGGTCGGATCTACTGGAAACGCTACTGGGTCACACTTACACTTTGAGTATCGCATCAAAGGTAAAGCAATCAATCCTCGAAAAGTTCTACCTCTGGGACAAGGGTGA
- a CDS encoding acylphosphatase — translation MPIYEIHVRGRVQGVGYRYHARESALQMGITGYVRNLPDRSVYIVAEADEFLIDSFCEMLRRGNGFSRVEQITKEIMNTENRYHDFEIG, via the coding sequence ATGCCGATTTACGAGATTCACGTTCGAGGCCGGGTACAGGGAGTTGGATATCGCTATCATGCGAGAGAAAGCGCTCTGCAAATGGGGATTACGGGATATGTCCGCAATCTGCCTGACCGAAGCGTGTACATCGTAGCTGAGGCTGATGAATTTCTGATCGACAGCTTTTGTGAAATGCTACGCAGGGGAAATGGCTTTTCCCGGGTAGAGCAGATCACAAAAGAAATAATGAACACTGAAAACAGGTATCATGATTTTGAAATTGGATAG
- a CDS encoding RNA polymerase sigma factor RpoD/SigA — translation MPRRVRRDSVFADKALQSYLNEISKFKPLSRHEEHELGKKARNGDAEAMNRLIQANLKFVVKIAARYQNRGLSLSELISEGNIGLIKAIEKFDPDKDIKLISYAIWWIKQRIMLAVSEKSSLIRVPLGKSSTAHRIKATQERVFAETGEKASSEEIADRLNITEKSVDLLKEQMPDTSSYDDIMQTTDFQDYTTRDLLEDKDTLDPQQLYQQDKLTSRIHNAIDKLEHREAEIIRTYFGLNDKHETKNFAQIAEVMGLSRERVRQIQKEALKKILVELKPEEDAFVDEFIDRYNY, via the coding sequence ATGCCCAGAAGAGTGAGAAGAGATAGTGTCTTTGCAGATAAAGCTCTGCAGAGCTATCTGAATGAGATTTCAAAGTTCAAGCCCTTGAGCAGGCATGAAGAGCATGAATTGGGGAAGAAAGCCCGCAATGGAGATGCTGAAGCGATGAACCGCCTCATTCAGGCGAATCTGAAATTTGTGGTCAAGATCGCCGCCCGTTATCAGAATCGGGGCTTGTCTCTATCGGAATTGATCAGTGAAGGCAACATCGGCCTTATCAAAGCCATAGAGAAGTTCGATCCAGATAAGGATATCAAGTTGATCTCTTATGCTATTTGGTGGATCAAACAACGGATTATGCTGGCAGTTTCCGAGAAATCGTCTCTTATTCGTGTCCCCTTGGGAAAATCCAGTACTGCACACCGCATCAAGGCTACTCAGGAGAGAGTGTTTGCAGAGACCGGGGAAAAAGCCAGCTCAGAAGAGATAGCCGACAGACTAAACATCACAGAAAAATCAGTGGATTTGCTCAAAGAACAGATGCCGGATACTTCATCTTATGACGATATCATGCAAACCACAGACTTTCAAGACTACACTACCAGGGATCTTCTGGAAGATAAAGACACCCTGGATCCGCAACAACTATACCAACAAGATAAACTTACATCACGCATCCACAATGCTATCGATAAATTGGAACACCGCGAAGCGGAGATCATCCGAACTTACTTTGGCCTAAATGATAAGCATGAGACCAAGAATTTCGCTCAAATCGCAGAAGTAATGGGACTTTCCAGGGAACGCGTCCGACAGATCCAGAAGGAAGCCCTGAAGAAAATTCTTGTGGAACTGAAACCGGAAGAAGATGCCTTTGTGGATGAATTCATAGACCGTTATAATTATTAG